GGCTTTGAAGTTCGTGAGGTCGGCAATCAGCAGCGCCAGCGGCTGCCCGTGCCGCTCGGCCGCCGCGAGGTGCTGGGCCAGCACATCGTTGAAATGGCGGCGGTTGTACAGCCCGGTCAGCACGTCGGTGCGGGCGGAGCGCTCCACCAGTTCCCGCTGCCGACTGCCATGCATCAGCACCGCCGCCTGCACGCAGAACGACTGCATGGCTTCTACAGAATCCGCCGCAAAGGCAAATTCGCTGGAGAACGAATCCAGATTCATCAGCGCGTACACGTCGCCGCCGTACAGAATGGGCACGGTGATGGTGGCGCGGATGTGGTCCATAGAGGGCAGCAGGCTGGTGTAGGTCAGGCCGCCCATCAGGTAATCGGTGCGGTGCACCGGGGCGGCGGCCTGGGTCATGACGCGGGGAATACCCTCGTCCCATTGGGCATGGCCCGCGCCGTACCACACGTCGCGGGTGTCCTCGACACTGAACGACACGTCCTCCAGTTCGTTCCAGTCGTGGTTCACCAGGGCCGCGTAGTAAAAGCGGTCCTCGCGGCGCAGCAGCAGCGAACCGCCCTCGGCGCCGGGCACCAGGGCCACAGCCTCTTCCAGCAGCGGCTGATACAACTCATCGGGGGGGCGGCTGGTGAGCTTGCGCTGCAGGTCCAGCAGGCTTTGCAGGCGCCCGCGCAGTTCCACCTGTTCCAGTTCCAGACCCAGCAGAGCGCCCACCGCTTCCACATGCGCCAGCGCCTCGCCGCCCAGGGTGGCCTGCCCGGGGAGCCACGCCGCCAGCCGGGGAAAGGCGCGCCCCTGCACCGGCACCAGCAGCCCGCCGGGCCGACGCACCACCTCGCCCCGGGCAAAGGTCTGCCACTCGGCCGCCGACAGGGGCGCAGGCAGGATTAGGCCCGCAGGTGCGCTGCGGCGGGTGAACACGCCGCCCTGTAGGCCCAGCAGGGCGGCTTCGGGCAGCGAGAGATCGCGCCGCAGGGCACCCAGCATCAGCTCGCACAGGTCATCGGCGCCGCGTACCGCCCGCGCGGCGCGCAGCAGCGCGGCCCAGTGTTCTGGCTGTTGTGCGACTCGTCCCATGCGGCTCCTGAATTCGACGTGGGGTCAGTTTGCCGCAGGGGCCCTCACAGAACTCTTGTGCCGGGTGGATGAATGGCCAGGGCCGGGGGCAGTCCGGTTTGCTTGCAGCGGAAGGAGGGGGCCTTTGAAGTGCTCCCAGAACGCCACCAAAGTCCGTGCCTGCGAAGGTCAGCGGCGCGGGGTGCCACTGGCTCCGGGGTGAACCGGGCCGCTGCCTTCAGGCCTGATCCAGCCAGTTGAGCAGCGCTGCCTTGGGCTGGGCGCCCACCATGCGGCCAGCCAGACGGCCCTGGCGGTACAGCAGCAGGGTGGGAATGCCCTGCACCCCCAGCGCCGAGGCGTGGCGGCCATGCTCGTCCACATTCACCTTGACCACCCGCACCCGGCCGGCCCGTTCGCGGGCGATCTCTTCCAGCACCGGGCCCACCA
The Deinococcus aquaedulcis DNA segment above includes these coding regions:
- a CDS encoding GGDEF domain-containing protein; its protein translation is MGRVAQQPEHWAALLRAARAVRGADDLCELMLGALRRDLSLPEAALLGLQGGVFTRRSAPAGLILPAPLSAAEWQTFARGEVVRRPGGLLVPVQGRAFPRLAAWLPGQATLGGEALAHVEAVGALLGLELEQVELRGRLQSLLDLQRKLTSRPPDELYQPLLEEAVALVPGAEGGSLLLRREDRFYYAALVNHDWNELEDVSFSVEDTRDVWYGAGHAQWDEGIPRVMTQAAAPVHRTDYLMGGLTYTSLLPSMDHIRATITVPILYGGDVYALMNLDSFSSEFAFAADSVEAMQSFCVQAAVLMHGSRQRELVERSARTDVLTGLYNRRHFNDVLAQHLAAAERHGQPLALLIADLTNFKAINDTLGHAAGDAALVAVADILRRSVRASDTVFRWGGDEFAVILPQTDGAGAAQMAARFVQELGRAPIQGVTVGASIGVGWGQGRLNAEALLHEADQAMYAAKARGAASRASGGDRG
- the trxA gene encoding thioredoxin, with the translated sequence MTPLTCLQCGARNRVSAVPQGQVPVCARCGAALPWLHDGTDDSLDTDIQAGVPVIVDFWAPWCGPCRVVGPVLEEIARERAGRVRVVKVNVDEHGRHASALGVQGIPTLLLYRQGRLAGRMVGAQPKAALLNWLDQA